From the genome of Uranotaenia lowii strain MFRU-FL chromosome 1, ASM2978415v1, whole genome shotgun sequence, one region includes:
- the LOC129737857 gene encoding uncharacterized protein LOC129737857: protein MVTNSHTWQNIFSYYMEIKLLFQSEYNYWPPFQAIVTDFCWAQINAILFISNLSPTEYLKLMYEYATGNDQQVFHYVDETLVMVFLCVVHLSKNFLRDINVLRKEMDLTVAKIVFSEIVRAKEYSDVKKTFAKLCDYLLCEDEEEKRLILFDNSLAEEVERISVTIQQDSTFKDDSVIYKNSPFYRDLVAILDEKSNANNQKTDAMDFLQIFLKRYLAYLPMWSAICHRPRSESLKDCVFESNHRFSTAVVEGLWSRYKNDVRTRRVNLGGMPLPVDRAIRFLKDQALGDIVRYQSNVGKTRLAARPGTFKRVQHVPKPMTLYVNPGRSVTSLQSEFTEQQSRAATAVWKRQGRPEASPTTSQAGKQLRVRRLFEQKWDDLYEDSEDDADTH, encoded by the exons ATGGTGACAAATAGCCAcacctggcaaaacattttctCATACTACATGGAAATAAAATTGCTGTTCCAGAGTGAATATAATTACTGGCCCCCGTTTCAGG CTATCGTCACAGACTTTTGCTGGGCGCAGATAAACGCCATCCTGTTCATCAGCAACCTGTCGCCAACGGAGTACCTGAAGCTCATGTATGAGTATGCAACCGGGAATGACCAGCAGGTGTTTCATTACGTTGACGAAACTTTGGTTATGGTTTTTCTATGCGTGGTCCACTTAAGCAAAAATTTTCTCCGTGACATCAACGTGTTGAGGAAAGAAATG GATTTAACCGTTGCGAAAATCGTCTTTTCGGAGATAGTACGCGCAAAGGAATACAGCGACGTGAAAAAAACGTTTGCAAAGCTTTGCGATTACTTGCTGTGCGAAGACGAGGAAGAAAAACGACTTATACTCTTCGACAACTCGCTTGCCGAAGAAGTTGAGCGTATATCTGTTACAATTCAACAAGACTCTACGTTCAAAGACGATTCCGTCATATACAAAAATTCGCCTTTTTATCGCGATCTGGTGGCTATTTTAGACGAAAAGTCGAATGCAAATAATCAAAAAACGGATGCTatggattttttgcaaatttttttgaagcGGTATTTGGCGTATTTGCCGATGTGGTCGGCAATATGTCACCGCCCCCGCTCGGAATCTCTGAAAGACTGTGTCTTTGAATCCAACCACCGATTTTCCACAGCTGTTGTCGAAGGACTGTGGAGCCGGTACAAGAACGATGTGCGAACTCGAAGG GTAAATCTGGGCGGGATGCCACTGCCAGTCGATAGGGCAATTCGCTTTTTGAAAGATCAGGCTCTCGGCGACATTGTTCGCTATCAATCCAATGTGGGCAAGACGCGTCTGGCTGCACGGCCCGGAACATTCAAGCGGGTACAACATGTACCTAAGCCCATGACTTTATACGTCAATCCTGGACGAAGCGTCACCTCACTCCAGAGCGAATTCACTGAGCAACAATCCCGAGCAGCTACCGCTGTTTGGAAGCGCCAGGGTCGACCAGAGGCATCCCCAACAACGTCTCAGGCAGGCAAGCAGCTGAGAGTTCGGCGTCTATTCGAACAAAAATGGGACGATCTATACGAGGATTCGGAAGATGATGCGGATACGCACTGA